Proteins from a genomic interval of Thermoanaerobaculia bacterium:
- a CDS encoding carboxyl transferase domain-containing protein, which produces MDVLETKLDTGSEPFRARAEAMRALLSELDARSARARLGGDERARDHHVAQGKMLVRDRVDALLDPGAPFLELSTLAGEGMYDGQAPSGGIVTGIGEVSGREVMIVANDATVKGGTYFPITVKKHLRAQEIAEQNRLPCVYLVDSGGAYLPLQADVFPDRDHFGRIFYNQARMSAKRIPQIAAVMGSCTAGGAYVPAMSDEAVIVRNEGTIFLGGPPLVKAATGEEVSAEELGGADVHTRLSGVADHLAEDDAHALEIVRSIVANLHAARPAIVDRTAAEDPRYPGEELYGVMPRDGRKPYDVREVVARIADGSKFHEFKARYGTTLVTGFARVRGYLVGIVANNGILFSESALKGTHFVEMCARRNVPLLFLQNVTGFMVGKEYERGGIAKDGAKMVHAVANARVPKLTVIIGGSFGAGNYAMCGRAYEPRFLWTWPNARISVMGGEQAAKVLSTVKQEQRRRRGEPEMA; this is translated from the coding sequence GTGGACGTCCTCGAAACGAAGCTCGACACGGGCTCGGAGCCTTTCCGGGCGCGCGCGGAAGCGATGCGCGCGCTGCTGTCGGAGCTCGACGCCCGCAGCGCGCGGGCGCGGCTCGGCGGCGACGAGAGGGCCCGCGATCATCACGTCGCGCAGGGGAAGATGCTCGTCCGCGACCGCGTCGACGCGCTCCTCGACCCCGGGGCGCCCTTTCTCGAGCTCTCGACGCTCGCGGGCGAGGGGATGTACGACGGCCAGGCGCCGTCGGGCGGGATCGTCACCGGCATCGGCGAGGTCTCGGGCCGCGAGGTGATGATCGTCGCCAACGATGCGACGGTCAAAGGGGGCACGTACTTTCCGATCACCGTCAAGAAGCACCTGCGCGCGCAGGAGATCGCCGAGCAGAACCGGCTCCCGTGCGTGTACCTGGTCGACTCGGGGGGAGCGTACCTGCCGCTGCAGGCCGACGTCTTCCCCGACCGCGACCATTTCGGGCGGATCTTCTACAACCAGGCGCGGATGTCGGCCAAGCGCATCCCGCAGATCGCCGCCGTGATGGGGTCCTGCACGGCGGGCGGCGCCTACGTTCCCGCGATGTCGGACGAGGCGGTCATCGTCCGCAACGAGGGCACGATCTTCCTGGGCGGACCGCCCCTCGTGAAGGCCGCCACGGGAGAGGAAGTCTCGGCCGAGGAGCTCGGGGGCGCCGACGTCCACACGCGGCTCTCGGGCGTGGCGGATCACCTCGCCGAGGACGACGCGCACGCTCTCGAGATCGTGCGCTCGATCGTCGCCAACCTCCATGCCGCGCGCCCCGCGATCGTCGATCGGACCGCCGCCGAGGATCCGCGGTATCCCGGCGAGGAGCTCTACGGCGTGATGCCCCGCGACGGGCGCAAGCCCTACGACGTCCGCGAGGTCGTCGCGCGGATCGCCGACGGATCGAAATTCCACGAGTTCAAGGCGCGCTACGGGACGACGCTCGTGACCGGCTTCGCGCGGGTCCGCGGCTACCTCGTCGGAATCGTCGCCAACAACGGGATCCTCTTCTCCGAATCGGCGCTCAAGGGGACGCATTTCGTCGAGATGTGCGCCCGGCGCAACGTGCCGCTCCTCTTCCTGCAGAACGTGACCGGATTCATGGTCGGAAAGGAGTACGAGCGCGGCGGCATCGCGAAGGACGGCGCCAAGATGGTGCACGCCGTCGCCAACGCGCGGGTTCCGAAGCTCACGGTGATCATCGGCGGGTCGTTCGGCGCGGGAAACTACGCCATGTGCGGGAGGGCCTACGAGCCGCGCTTCCTCTGGACCTGGCCGAACGCGCGGATCTCGGTGATGGGCGGCGAGCAGGCCGCGAAGGTGCTCTCGACGGTCAAGCAGGAGCAGCGGCGCCGCCGGGGCGAGCCGGAGATGGCG